A section of the Humulus lupulus chromosome 2, drHumLupu1.1, whole genome shotgun sequence genome encodes:
- the LOC133815321 gene encoding uncharacterized protein LOC133815321, which yields MVNAPKESWVSPIIDYLKDGVVPTDKREARRLVYKSVRYTLVDGVLYKRGFSVLLLWCVDEEEAMKVLYEIHEGECGNHASGPSTARKAMRQGYYWPSMERDANDFARKCDKCQRFGVAYKIISDNDTQFEGGTFEEYCRERGIRRSFSAVVHPHANGQVEAINKVLKRNLKTKLEKMKRAWVEELPNMLWAYKTTPRTTTGETPFSLAYGCEAVLPIEIKINSHRIQAYEDQVNHAAMAESLDMLEERREKAQMRVTVYQQRAARY from the exons ATGGTCAATGCCCCAAAGGAGTCGTGGGTCAGCCCGATTATAGACTATCTGAAGGATGGAGTGGTGCCAACAGACAAGAGGGAGGCTAGGAGACTAGTTTACAAGTCAGTCCGATACACCTTGGTGGATGGGGTCCTATACAAGAGGGGGTTTTCTGTGCTGCTCTTGTGGTGTGTTGATGAGGAAGAAGCTATGAAGGTGCtgtatgaaatacatgagggtgAATGTGGCAACCATGCAAGTGGACCGTCCACGGCTCGGaaagccatgaggcaagggtactactggccttccatggagagagatgctAATGATTTCGcaaggaaatgtgacaaatgccaaag GTTCGGGGTGgcctacaagattatttctgaCAACGACACTCAATTTGAAGGGGGAACGTTTGAGGAATACtgtagggaaaggggcataaggaggagcTTTTCGGCCGTCGTGCATCCACATGCCAATGGCCaggtggaggccatcaacaaggtCCTAAAGAGAAACTTAAAGACAAAACTAGAGAAGATGAAGCGTGCTTGGGTCGAGGAGTTACCGAACATGCTTTGGGCCTACAAAACCACTCCCCGCACTACCACTGGAGAGAccccattctccttagcatatggatgtgaggctgtcCTCCCGATTGAGATAAAGATTAACTCGCACAGGATACAGGCATACGAGGACCAGGTCAACCATGCGGCAATGGCTGAAAGCTTGGACATGCTGGAGGAGAGAAGGGAAAAGGCGCAAATGAGGGTGAcggtataccagcagcgggcAGCCAGATATTAa